One Curtobacterium sp. MCLR17_007 DNA window includes the following coding sequences:
- a CDS encoding zinc-dependent alcohol dehydrogenase, which yields MRALTWQGTEKVSVETVPDPTIQEPTDAVVRITSTAICGSDLHLYRVLGPYIDKGDVLGHEPMGIVEAVGSAVTNLKVGDRVVVPFNISCGHCYMCQRGLQSQCETTQVTEYGSGAALFGYTKMYGQVPGGQAEYLRVPHADYGPIVIPDDGTPDDRWLFLSDILPTAWQAVQYADVPEGGTLAVLGLGPVGQFAARIGKHLGYRVLAVDPEAVRRDLGAKYDVETFNLSDDVVAQLVDRTDGRGPDAVVDAVGMEAHGNPLAGFAQSAAGLLPDKLAQKAIETAGVDRLAAVHAAIDMVRRGGTVSLSGVYGGMADPMPMMTLFDKQITVREGQCNVRRWIDDIMPLVSDPSDPLGTLDLTSHRVSLEDAPHMYEVFQKKQDDCVKVVLDPAMAAAAA from the coding sequence ATGCGCGCACTGACCTGGCAGGGCACCGAGAAGGTGTCCGTCGAGACCGTCCCCGACCCGACGATCCAGGAGCCGACCGACGCGGTCGTGCGGATCACCTCCACGGCGATCTGCGGCTCCGACCTGCACCTGTACCGCGTGCTCGGCCCGTACATCGACAAGGGCGACGTCCTCGGCCACGAGCCGATGGGCATCGTCGAGGCCGTCGGCAGCGCGGTCACGAACCTGAAGGTGGGCGACCGCGTGGTCGTCCCCTTCAACATCTCCTGCGGGCACTGCTACATGTGCCAGCGCGGCCTGCAGTCCCAGTGCGAGACCACCCAGGTGACGGAGTACGGCAGCGGCGCCGCGCTCTTCGGCTACACGAAGATGTACGGCCAGGTCCCCGGTGGCCAGGCCGAGTACCTGCGCGTGCCGCACGCCGACTACGGCCCCATCGTGATCCCCGACGACGGCACGCCCGACGACCGCTGGCTGTTCCTCAGCGACATCCTGCCGACCGCGTGGCAGGCCGTGCAGTACGCCGACGTCCCCGAGGGCGGCACGCTCGCGGTGCTCGGCCTCGGCCCGGTCGGGCAGTTCGCCGCGCGCATCGGCAAGCACCTCGGCTACCGCGTGCTCGCCGTCGACCCGGAGGCCGTCCGCCGCGACCTCGGGGCGAAGTACGACGTCGAGACGTTCAACCTGTCCGACGACGTCGTGGCACAGCTCGTCGACCGGACCGACGGGCGTGGCCCCGACGCGGTCGTCGACGCGGTCGGCATGGAGGCCCACGGCAACCCGCTCGCCGGGTTCGCCCAGAGCGCGGCCGGCCTGCTGCCCGACAAGCTCGCACAGAAGGCGATCGAGACCGCCGGCGTCGACCGGCTTGCCGCCGTGCACGCGGCGATCGACATGGTCCGTCGCGGCGGCACCGTCTCGCTGAGCGGTGTCTACGGCGGCATGGCCGACCCGATGCCGATGATGACGCTGTTCGACAAGCAGATCACGGTGCGCGAGGGACAGTGCAACGTCCGTCGCTGGATCGACGACATCATGCCGCTCGTCTCCGACCCGTCCGACCCGCTCGGCACGCTCGACCTGACCTCGCACCGCGTGTCCCTCGAGGACGCGCCGCACATGTACGAGGTCTTCCAGAAGAAGCAGGACGACTGCGTGAAGGTCGTCCTCGACCCCGCGATGGCCGCGGCCGCCGCGTGA
- a CDS encoding helix-turn-helix transcriptional regulator: MAHGHQDRLPARTTAEVVGGVGPRLRALRQRRDVTLAALATETGISVSTLSRLEAGQRKPTLELLLPLARAYQVPLDDLVGAPQTGDPRVHLQPEMHGGRVVVPLTRRTGGVRSFKQLFPAHSPGGEPDLRTHEGYEWLYVLSGRLRLLLGERDLDLGPGEVVEFDTHTPHWIGNVTDQVTEVLCLYGPQGERAHVRSRPAG; the protein is encoded by the coding sequence ATGGCTCATGGACACCAGGACCGACTCCCCGCGCGCACGACGGCCGAGGTCGTCGGCGGGGTCGGGCCTCGGTTGCGTGCGCTCCGGCAGCGTCGGGACGTCACGCTCGCCGCACTGGCGACGGAGACGGGGATCTCGGTCAGCACGCTCTCGCGGCTCGAGGCGGGGCAGCGGAAGCCGACGCTCGAGCTGCTGCTGCCCTTGGCCCGCGCCTACCAGGTGCCGCTCGACGACCTGGTGGGGGCGCCGCAGACCGGCGACCCGCGGGTGCACCTGCAGCCCGAGATGCACGGTGGTCGGGTGGTGGTGCCGCTGACCCGGCGGACCGGAGGCGTGCGCTCGTTCAAGCAGCTGTTCCCGGCGCACTCGCCCGGGGGTGAGCCCGACCTGCGGACGCACGAGGGCTACGAGTGGCTCTACGTCCTGTCGGGGCGGCTGCGCCTGCTGCTCGGGGAGCGCGACCTCGACCTCGGCCCGGGCGAGGTCGTCGAGTTCGACACGCACACGCCGCACTGGATCGGGAACGTCACCGACCAGGTGACCGAGGTGCTCTGCCTGTACGGGCCGCAGGGGGAGCGGGCGCACGTGCGATCACGGCCGGCGGGGTGA
- a CDS encoding polysaccharide deacetylase family protein, which produces MNLRSTRQPSRRVLLSGFGGAVLVGALSACAGDPSPRASTTATAADATPSTTPTPTPTATPTPTPTPTPTSPALQRQPLPSGTITGLPQGTPGIAWTVDDGASSEVVEAYARFATETGTRLTFFVNGVRPSWTDHADLLRPLVASGQVQLGNHTWDHPALTKLSDQGIVDQLTRNHDFIQDTFGVSAKPYFRPPFGYHDARVDAAAARAGYTTPLLWYGSLADSGDITSDQIVGFADQWFQPAHIVIGHANFPGTIGALPRLHELLQQRQLATYTLDDVFT; this is translated from the coding sequence ATGAACCTCCGATCCACCCGGCAGCCGTCGCGCCGCGTCCTGCTGTCCGGTTTCGGTGGAGCGGTGCTCGTCGGCGCACTGTCCGCGTGCGCGGGCGACCCGTCACCGCGCGCGAGCACCACCGCGACGGCGGCCGACGCGACCCCGAGCACGACGCCGACCCCCACGCCGACCGCAACACCCACGCCGACCCCGACCCCCACCCCGACCTCGCCCGCTCTGCAGCGCCAGCCCCTCCCGAGCGGGACGATCACGGGGCTGCCGCAGGGAACGCCGGGCATCGCGTGGACGGTGGACGACGGCGCCTCGAGCGAGGTCGTCGAGGCGTACGCCCGATTCGCCACCGAGACCGGGACCCGGCTGACGTTCTTCGTGAACGGTGTCCGCCCGTCGTGGACCGACCACGCCGACCTGCTGCGGCCGCTGGTGGCCTCCGGGCAGGTGCAGCTCGGCAACCACACGTGGGACCACCCGGCGCTCACCAAGCTGTCCGACCAGGGCATCGTCGACCAGCTCACGCGCAACCACGACTTCATCCAGGACACCTTCGGCGTGAGCGCGAAGCCGTACTTCCGCCCGCCCTTCGGCTACCACGACGCCCGGGTCGACGCCGCGGCCGCCCGCGCCGGGTACACCACACCACTGCTCTGGTACGGGTCGCTGGCGGACTCGGGCGACATCACGTCGGACCAGATCGTCGGGTTCGCCGACCAGTGGTTCCAGCCCGCCCACATCGTGATCGGCCACGCCAACTTCCCCGGCACGATCGGTGCACTGCCCCGGCTGCACGAGCTGCTGCAGCAACGACAGCTGGCGACGTACACGCTCGACGACGTGTTCACCTGA
- a CDS encoding NAD-dependent epimerase/dehydratase family protein: MTRIVVTGATGNVGTAVLRRLAAEPDVQVVGIARRLPDVHTPPYGDAVWHAVDVGAADAVDQLAAVFRGADAVIHLAWALQPTHDIPAQYRTNVVGTANVLAAVARVEVPQVVVASSVGAYRGVDVEGKRRRVDESFPAEGIPTATYAIHKAENERVMDEFAAAYPSVVVTRMRPGLVFQRHAAAELRGLFLGPVVPMRIVRWIRWSVLPLPYAFVFQAVHADDLADAFWRTVDRRAGGAFNIAASPVLTPPHIARVLGMRGAVRIPLRLLRGIVTLTWRLRLQPTDAGWIDIAASVPVMSTERARTELGWEARHSATDALGELVAGFADGTNVPGSGPLRG; this comes from the coding sequence GTGACCCGGATCGTCGTCACCGGGGCGACCGGCAACGTCGGCACGGCCGTGCTCCGGCGGCTCGCCGCCGAGCCGGACGTGCAGGTCGTCGGGATCGCCCGGCGTCTGCCTGACGTCCACACCCCGCCGTACGGCGACGCCGTCTGGCACGCGGTGGACGTCGGTGCCGCCGACGCGGTCGACCAGCTGGCCGCGGTCTTCCGAGGCGCGGACGCGGTGATCCACCTGGCGTGGGCGCTCCAGCCGACGCACGACATCCCGGCGCAGTACCGGACGAACGTGGTCGGGACGGCGAACGTCCTGGCCGCGGTCGCCCGGGTCGAGGTGCCGCAGGTCGTCGTCGCGTCCTCGGTCGGGGCCTACCGCGGCGTCGACGTCGAGGGGAAGCGCCGGCGGGTCGACGAGTCGTTCCCCGCCGAGGGCATCCCGACGGCGACGTACGCGATCCACAAGGCCGAGAACGAGCGCGTGATGGACGAGTTCGCAGCGGCGTACCCGTCGGTGGTCGTGACGCGCATGCGGCCCGGGCTGGTCTTCCAGCGGCACGCGGCGGCCGAGCTCCGGGGGCTGTTCCTCGGCCCGGTCGTCCCGATGCGCATCGTCCGGTGGATCCGCTGGTCAGTGCTGCCCCTGCCGTACGCCTTCGTGTTCCAGGCCGTGCACGCCGACGACCTCGCCGACGCGTTCTGGCGGACGGTCGACCGACGGGCCGGCGGCGCGTTCAACATCGCCGCCTCGCCGGTCCTCACACCGCCCCACATCGCGCGGGTGCTCGGCATGCGCGGTGCCGTCCGGATCCCCCTGCGCCTGCTGCGCGGGATCGTGACCCTGACGTGGCGGCTGCGCCTGCAGCCGACCGACGCCGGGTGGATCGACATCGCAGCGTCGGTCCCGGTCATGTCGACCGAGCGCGCGCGCACGGAACTCGGTTGGGAGGCTCGGCACAGCGCCACGGACGCGCTCGGTGAGCTGGTGGCCGGGTTCGCCGACGGCACGAACGTCCCGGGGTCCGGCCCGCTGCGCGGGTAG
- a CDS encoding DUF6314 family protein, protein MLLPTDLLGTWTLRRTVLDRRAGLSGHVVGSTSLSVVGQDEVAWTEVGTMRFGERATPVSRALSVRRGSDGRWRVHFADGRVFHDWVWGATVAHACAPDDYTGELAGDASRWTVRWDAVGPAKDYRLDSVLDGRVDPAD, encoded by the coding sequence GTGCTGTTGCCGACCGACCTGCTGGGGACCTGGACCCTGCGACGGACGGTGCTGGATCGTCGCGCCGGGCTGTCCGGGCACGTGGTCGGCTCGACCTCGTTGTCGGTGGTCGGGCAGGACGAGGTCGCGTGGACCGAGGTGGGCACGATGCGCTTCGGCGAACGGGCGACCCCCGTGTCCCGGGCACTGTCGGTCCGTCGGGGGTCCGACGGGCGGTGGCGCGTGCACTTCGCCGACGGCCGGGTCTTCCACGACTGGGTGTGGGGCGCGACCGTCGCGCACGCGTGCGCGCCGGACGACTACACCGGGGAGCTCGCGGGCGACGCGTCGCGGTGGACGGTCCGCTGGGACGCGGTCGGGCCGGCGAAGGACTACCGCCTGGACAGCGTGCTCGACGGTCGGGTCGACCCGGCAGACTGA
- a CDS encoding DNA alkylation repair protein — protein MSRASAEDVLVAFARTPGDVAAARRVARQFADLDEGERSALLWSEDPGARLVAVVLLVQAMRSRADPELTDEYLSAARAERIDRAELVDIAAEELVGTPMLGGSTGPLFALAKSDVPWVRRIAVVATLAFVKQGDAEVPLAVIGRLVREKGDVVQSALGWVLREVGKRASEPALVAFLEQQGRFLTPAALATATEHLPAAERDRILTSAR, from the coding sequence GTGAGCCGCGCGAGCGCCGAGGACGTGTTGGTCGCGTTCGCGCGGACGCCCGGGGACGTCGCCGCTGCGCGGCGCGTGGCGCGGCAGTTCGCCGACCTGGACGAGGGTGAGCGGTCGGCGCTGCTGTGGAGCGAGGACCCGGGCGCCCGGCTGGTCGCGGTCGTGCTGCTGGTACAGGCGATGCGTTCGCGCGCGGACCCCGAGCTGACCGACGAGTACCTGTCGGCAGCGCGGGCCGAGCGCATCGACCGGGCCGAGCTCGTCGACATCGCGGCCGAGGAACTCGTCGGCACGCCGATGCTCGGCGGGTCGACCGGGCCGTTGTTCGCGCTCGCCAAGTCCGACGTCCCGTGGGTCCGGCGGATCGCCGTCGTCGCGACCCTGGCGTTCGTGAAGCAGGGCGACGCCGAGGTGCCGCTGGCGGTGATCGGCCGACTCGTCCGCGAGAAGGGCGACGTCGTGCAGTCGGCCCTCGGCTGGGTGCTGCGCGAGGTCGGCAAGCGAGCGTCGGAACCCGCGCTCGTGGCGTTCCTCGAGCAGCAGGGTCGATTCCTGACGCCCGCGGCGCTGGCGACGGCGACCGAGCACCTGCCGGCGGCCGAGCGCGACCGGATCCTGACGAGCGCGCGTTAG
- a CDS encoding pentapeptide repeat-containing protein: MARTSGKSSGTDAPRISLTEPADLTDWRPGPGDVLSGDRIDGRRIAALDVAGERLPDLELEACVIEEWHADGADLRGLRIHDCVVESLDAPVLRASSSTWRDVRIGGGRVGSAELYDAGLSGVEFVGMKLGFVNLRGATVTDMVFRDCVIDELDIADARLLRVSFEGTRIRAAEGSNTSIAHVDLRAADLDRVERLEGFRGATIGSDQLYTLAPLLAAQAGYRVD, translated from the coding sequence ATGGCCCGCACCTCCGGCAAGTCCTCCGGCACCGACGCCCCGCGCATCTCGCTGACCGAGCCCGCCGACCTGACCGACTGGCGGCCCGGACCCGGCGACGTGCTGTCGGGTGACCGCATCGACGGGCGACGGATCGCGGCGCTCGACGTGGCCGGTGAGCGCCTGCCCGACCTCGAGCTCGAGGCGTGCGTGATCGAGGAGTGGCACGCCGACGGAGCCGACCTGCGCGGCCTCCGGATCCACGACTGCGTGGTCGAGTCGCTCGATGCACCGGTCCTGCGTGCGTCGAGCAGCACCTGGCGCGACGTCCGGATCGGCGGGGGCCGTGTCGGATCGGCCGAGCTGTACGACGCCGGGCTGAGCGGTGTCGAGTTCGTCGGGATGAAGCTCGGGTTCGTGAACCTGCGCGGAGCGACGGTGACGGACATGGTGTTCCGCGACTGCGTCATCGACGAGCTCGACATCGCCGACGCCCGGCTGCTGCGCGTGTCCTTCGAGGGGACCCGCATCCGCGCGGCGGAGGGCTCGAACACGAGCATCGCGCACGTGGACCTGCGCGCGGCCGACCTGGACCGGGTGGAGCGGCTCGAGGGCTTCCGCGGTGCGACGATCGGCAGCGACCAGCTGTACACGCTGGCGCCGTTGCTCGCGGCCCAGGCCGGCTACCGCGTCGACTGA
- a CDS encoding FAD-dependent oxidoreductase, with product MSDSFDVLVIGGGAAGLAAALILGRSRRSVLVVDAGEPRNAPADGVHNYLGREGAGPRELTRIGREEVAQYGVRSTAGRIVAASATPLTASDPVGFTATLDTGETVTARRVVVASGAVDVLPDVPGLAEQWGRGVVHCPFCHGWEVRDSHIGVLVTTPFGAHQALMWRALSEHVTVFVTDPALADDAARAGLAARGITVVDDSVVQVLATDGALTGVALASGSTVELDALAAASTAEARVDGLEGLALVAVDQFIGDFRFGSAVSAGPTGATDVPGVWAVGNVASPMATVIVSAAAGTTAGAAVHGDLIQADLAAALSTVRG from the coding sequence ATGTCTGACTCCTTCGACGTCCTCGTCATCGGTGGTGGCGCCGCCGGCCTCGCCGCCGCACTCATCCTCGGTCGCTCACGCCGCTCCGTGCTGGTGGTGGACGCGGGCGAACCCCGCAACGCCCCGGCCGATGGCGTGCACAACTACCTGGGTCGCGAGGGCGCCGGTCCGCGCGAACTCACCCGCATCGGCCGCGAGGAGGTCGCGCAGTACGGCGTCCGGTCCACGGCCGGGAGGATCGTGGCCGCCTCCGCGACACCCCTCACCGCCAGCGACCCGGTCGGGTTCACCGCGACCCTCGACACCGGCGAGACCGTGACCGCCCGACGGGTGGTCGTCGCCTCCGGCGCCGTGGACGTCCTGCCGGACGTGCCGGGCCTGGCGGAGCAGTGGGGTCGCGGCGTGGTGCACTGTCCGTTCTGCCACGGGTGGGAGGTCCGTGACAGCCACATCGGTGTGCTCGTGACGACGCCGTTCGGGGCACACCAGGCACTCATGTGGCGGGCGCTGAGCGAGCACGTGACGGTGTTCGTGACGGACCCCGCGCTCGCGGACGACGCTGCTCGTGCCGGTCTCGCTGCCCGGGGCATCACCGTGGTGGACGACTCAGTGGTGCAGGTACTCGCCACGGACGGCGCGCTGACCGGGGTCGCCCTCGCCAGCGGGTCCACGGTCGAGCTCGACGCACTTGCGGCCGCGAGCACGGCCGAGGCGCGGGTCGACGGCCTCGAGGGGCTCGCCCTGGTCGCCGTGGATCAGTTCATTGGCGACTTCCGCTTCGGCAGCGCGGTGTCCGCCGGGCCGACGGGCGCGACCGACGTCCCGGGGGTCTGGGCCGTGGGGAACGTGGCGTCGCCGATGGCCACGGTGATCGTGTCCGCCGCAGCCGGGACCACGGCAGGAGCGGCGGTGCACGGCGACCTGATCCAGGCCGACCTGGCGGCCGCGCTGAGCACCGTGCGAGGTTGA